A window of Hippoglossus stenolepis isolate QCI-W04-F060 chromosome 16, HSTE1.2, whole genome shotgun sequence contains these coding sequences:
- the rps11 gene encoding 40S ribosomal protein S11 encodes MADAQTERAYQKQPTIFQNKKRVLVADGGKEAKEKLPRYHKSVGLGFKTPREAIDGTYIDKKCPFTGNVSIRGRILSGVVTKMKMQRTIVIRRDYLHYIRKYNRFEKRHKNLSVHLSPCFRDVTVGDIVTVGECRPLSKTVRFNVLKVTKAAGAKKQFQKF; translated from the exons ATGGCGGATGCACAA ACCGAGAGGGCTTATCAGAAGCAGCCCACCATCTTCCAGAACAAGAAGCGGGTTCTGGTCGCAGATGGTGGCAAGGAGGCCAAGGAGAAGCTCCCTCGCTACCACAAGAGCGTCGGACTGGGCTTCAAAACCCCAAGAGAG GCTATTGATGGCACTTACATTGACAAGAAATGCCCCTTCACTGGAAATGTCTCCATCCGTGGTCGTATCCTCTCTG GTGTGGTGACCAAAATGAAGATGCAGAGGACCATCGTTATCAGACGAGACTACCTGCATTACATCCGCAAGTACAACCGATTTGAGAAGAGGCACAAGAacctctctgtccatctgtcacCTTGCTTCAG AGACGTTACAGTCGGAGACATCGTCACCGTCGGAGAGTGCCGACCACTCAGCAAGACCGTGAGATTCAACGTCCTCAAAGTGACCAAGGCTGCTGGAGCCAAGAAGCAGTTCCAGAAGTTTTAG
- the LOC118123058 gene encoding apoptosis regulator BAX: MASHPGGDDPGIAKDQLLEVGTVLLKDFIFKRVQRQRDGNTSVTRAQLGGGELCDPNHKKLAQCLQQIGDELDGNVELNNMINNSALSPTKEIFLKVAIEIFSDGKFNWGRVVALFYFACRLVMKAVVNQVPDIIKTIICWTMDYLRENVINWIREQGGWDGIGSYFGTPTWQTVGVFLAGVLATALVLRKM; encoded by the exons ATGGCATCTCATCCAGGAGGAGACGATCCAG GAATTGCCAAAGATCAGTTGCTGGAAGTGGGAACTGTTTTGCTCAAGGA TTTCATCTTCAAGCGGGTTCAGAGGCAGCGAGACGGCAATACTTCAGTGACCAGGGCACAGCTGGGTGGAGGAGAGCTGTGTGACCCCAACCACAAGAAGCTCGCCCAGTGTCTGCAGCAGATCGGAGACGAGCTGGACGGAAATGTAGAGCTCAACAA TATGATAAACAACTCCGCACTCAGTCCCACTAAAGAAATATTTCTGAAAGTTGCCATCGAGATCTTTTCGGATGGAAAATTCAACTGGGGCAGGGTGGTCGCACTCTTCTACTTTGCCTGTCGACTTGTCATGAAA GCTGTTGTGAACCAAGTTCCAGATATCATTAAAACCATCATCTGCTGGACCATGGATTACCTCCGTGAAAATGTGATCAACTGGATCAGGGAGCAAGGTGGCTGG gatGGTATTGGTTCCTACTTTGGCACTCCTACATGGCAGACGGTGGGAGTTTTCTTGGCTGGTGTTCTCGCCACTGCTCTAGTCCTTCGAAAGATGTGA
- the map3k14a gene encoding mitogen-activated protein kinase kinase kinase 14 isoform X1 yields the protein MTGYSEREERGSRLRLASGDPADEMAVRQRIFNSTAPFSGSPQAELKGSYPSCSAADQETEEEDEEGKDSKMDFPHLSPLLNKLLMHGTAEQVGEMPLKTSTFIAQAECETQDSQEFIPSCFERFVPSPCFFSLSSEHNNVACPTTASVQEPGSSSEQFKSRKKTRKRQKRKVKKRESEKNKKQQRRQRTHSGVPEQESGSSLVQIREESSLGGRSSLCASCCSSVERSEEQDRGPLLYSRQIYNTGNSGCSPLNWRHQVCGSLSSLRSFRQDSDSDSLSSLGDCSLALAGLRGSVSQGDPCYAGPFFKAVERDAREEEDEFSAADSISNEGIIFYNDKIQPVDSEYKEGREFVLTHFIKEGSYGEVHSARDVNTGFGFAVKKITLKRFSSEEVGAWSALRSPRVVELFGVIREGTNVVLFMDHKSGSLGQLIAERGRLPEDLSLHYHSQVLTALEYLVKKKVVHLDIKADNVLLSDDGTETFLCDFGHAERLDSQGQSLCGSNDLKGTETHMAPEIVKGEPRGAKADVWSSCCMLLHMLNGCQPWTRYYTCRLYLKIANEPPPLREIPPNCSPLTADVLKAGLQKDPVKRSSSFDLRVKTDRALKEVGGLTSPVKGPYTEPQYIANKPPDCLPLVSRNVDHDEVEEHRESVQNLITTGGKRKELDDEEEEEADEDELKPGLQCSPRTLIYEPNHKRSSKLTTVSELELRKLERDFYLSSLSQPQSAEMQVQLLSCLSSDAYSNWEPWDKKDSGRWSLSPGDDFSSGVFSYNSQPDVQVFSLDLLGNTHLPPPCCFEGVDVCIRDFNWRSIRIRETRRVKVGHIATGISDQISERVFTLETQEGQQVAHDEEVQESGLELCCVPAPDFSATWTWRIRDGVLECR from the exons ATGACAGGTtactcagagagagaggagagaggatcGCGGCTCAGACTGGCATCGGGCG ATCCAGCAGATGAAATGGCGGTGAGGCAGAGGATTTTCAACTCAACGGCGCCGTTCTCCGGGTCACCCCAAGCCGAGCTGAAGGGGTCTTACCCATCATGCTCAGCTGCTGaccaggagacagaggaggaggacgaggaggggaAGGACAGCAAAATGGACTTCCCACATCTTAGCCCTTTACTAAATAAACTCTTAATGCATGGAACTGCAGAGCAAGTGGGCGAAATGCCATTGAAGACCTCAACCTTCATTGCCCAGGctgaat gTGAAACCCAGGACTCCCAGGAGTTTATCCCATCTTGCTTTGAACGCTTTGTTCCCTCCCCCTGCTTCTTCAG TCTTTCCTCAGAGCACAACAATGTGGCATGCCCAACAACAGCCTCCGTCCAAGAGCCAGGCAGCTCCTCAGAACAATTCAAATCCAGGAAAAAGACCAGGAAGAGACAGAAGCGTAAGGTGAAGAAAAGAGAGTCggagaagaacaagaagcaGCAACGCAGACAGCGAACGCATTCTGGAGTCCCCGAACAGGAGAGTGGAAGTTCTCTGGTCCAGATTCGG GAGGAGTCGTCTCTTGGAGGGAGAAGcagcctctgtgcttcctgctgcagcagcgtTGAAAGGTCAGAGGAGCAGGACAGAGGGCCTCTTCTCTACAGCCGACAGATTTACAACACAGGCAACTCCGGCTGCTCTCCTCTGAACTGGAGGCACCAGGTGTGCGGCTCCCTCTCCAGTCTCCGTTCCTTCAGGCAGGACAGTGACTCTGACTCCCTCAGCAGCTTGGGAGACTGCTCGCTGGCCCTCGCTGGCCTCAGGGGCAGCGTCAGTCAGGGGGACCCATGCTACGCTGGGCCCTTTTTCAAAGCTGTGGAGAGGGAtgcgagagaagaagaagacgagtTCTCTGCAGCCGATTCCATCAGCAACGAGGGAATAATCTTTTATAATGAT AAAATTCAGCCTGTTGACTCCGAGTACAAGGAGGGGAGGGAGTTTGTCCTCACACATTTTATCAAGGAAGGCTCCTACGGTGAAGTTCACAGTGCTCGAGACGTCAACACAGGCTTCGGATTTGCTGTGAAAAAG ATCACCTTGAAGAGGTTCAGCAGTGAGGAGGTGGGTGCGTGGAGTGCCCTCAGATCTCCTCGTGTGGTGGAGCTCTTCGGAGTGATCAGGGAGGGGACGAATGTTGTCCTCTTCATGGACCACAAATCTG GCTCTCTGGGCCAGCTGATCGCAGAGCGTGGACGGCTGCCAGAGGATTTAAGCCTCCACTACCACTCACAAGTCTTAACAGCGCTGGAGTACTTGGTGAAGAAAAAAGTGGTGCACCTCGACATTAAAG CTGACAACGTGCTGCTGTCGGACGATGGTACCGAGACCTTCCTGTGCGACTTCGGACACGCGGAGAGACTCGACAGTCAGGGACAGAGCCTCTGTGGGTCGAATG ATCTGAAGGGCACCGAGACCCACATGGCCCCTGAGATTGTTAAAGGGGAACCCCGCGGAGCCAAAGCAGATgtgtggagcagctgctgtaTGTTACTGCACATGCTCAACGGGTGTCAACCCTGGACAAGATACTACACCTGTAGACTGTACCTGAAG ATTGCTAATGAGCCACCGCCTCTGAGAGAGATCCCACCCAACTGTAGCCCTCTCACGGCTGACGTTCTGAAGGCGGGACTCCAGAAGGATCCAGTAAAGAGGTCGTCATCCTTTGACCTGAGAGTTAAAACTGACAGAGCTCTGAAAGAAG TTGGAGGACTCACCAGCCCAGTGAAGGGACCCTACACCGAGCCCCAGTACATCGCCAACAAACCCCCTGACTGCCTGCCACTCGTTAGTAGAAATGTTGACCATGACGAGGTGGAGGAACATCGAGAGTCTGTCCAGAACTTAATCACAACAGGGGGGAAGAGGAAGGAACttgatgatgaggaagaagaggaggctgatgaAGATGAGTTAAAGCCAGGCTTGCAATGCTCGCCCCGAACACTGATCTACGAGCCGAACCACAAGAGGAGCAGCAAGTTAACCACAGTGTCTGAACTGGAGCTTCGTAAACTGGAGCGAG ATTTCTACCTGAGCAGTCTGTCCCAGCCTCAGTCTGCTGAGATGCAGGTGCAGCTCTTGTCTTGTCTCAGCAGTGACGCTTATTCAAACTGGGAACCATGGGACAAAAAG GACTCTGGCCGCTGGTCCCTGAGCCCGGGAGACGACTTCAGCTCCGGTGTCTTCTCCTACAACAGTCAGCCAGATGTGCAGGTCTTCAGTTTGGATTTGCTGGGTAACACCCACCTACCACCACCCTGTTGCTTTGAAG GGGTGGACGTCTGCATTAGAGACTTCAACTGGAGAAGCATCCGGATCAGAGAGACACGCCGGGTGAAGGTGGGCCACATCGCCACAGGAATTAGTGATCAG aTCTCTGAGAGAGTTTTCACTCTGGAGACGCAGGAGGGACAGCAGGTCGCTCACGACGAGGAGGTGCAGGAGTCCGGTCTGGAGCTCTGCTGCGTTCCTGCTCCAGACTTCAGCGCCACCTGGACGTGGAGGATCAGAGACGGAGTGCTGGAGTGTAGATAA
- the map3k14a gene encoding mitogen-activated protein kinase kinase kinase 14 isoform X2, with protein MAVRQRIFNSTAPFSGSPQAELKGSYPSCSAADQETEEEDEEGKDSKMDFPHLSPLLNKLLMHGTAEQVGEMPLKTSTFIAQAECETQDSQEFIPSCFERFVPSPCFFSLSSEHNNVACPTTASVQEPGSSSEQFKSRKKTRKRQKRKVKKRESEKNKKQQRRQRTHSGVPEQESGSSLVQIREESSLGGRSSLCASCCSSVERSEEQDRGPLLYSRQIYNTGNSGCSPLNWRHQVCGSLSSLRSFRQDSDSDSLSSLGDCSLALAGLRGSVSQGDPCYAGPFFKAVERDAREEEDEFSAADSISNEGIIFYNDKIQPVDSEYKEGREFVLTHFIKEGSYGEVHSARDVNTGFGFAVKKITLKRFSSEEVGAWSALRSPRVVELFGVIREGTNVVLFMDHKSGSLGQLIAERGRLPEDLSLHYHSQVLTALEYLVKKKVVHLDIKADNVLLSDDGTETFLCDFGHAERLDSQGQSLCGSNDLKGTETHMAPEIVKGEPRGAKADVWSSCCMLLHMLNGCQPWTRYYTCRLYLKIANEPPPLREIPPNCSPLTADVLKAGLQKDPVKRSSSFDLRVKTDRALKEVGGLTSPVKGPYTEPQYIANKPPDCLPLVSRNVDHDEVEEHRESVQNLITTGGKRKELDDEEEEEADEDELKPGLQCSPRTLIYEPNHKRSSKLTTVSELELRKLERDFYLSSLSQPQSAEMQVQLLSCLSSDAYSNWEPWDKKDSGRWSLSPGDDFSSGVFSYNSQPDVQVFSLDLLGNTHLPPPCCFEGVDVCIRDFNWRSIRIRETRRVKVGHIATGISDQISERVFTLETQEGQQVAHDEEVQESGLELCCVPAPDFSATWTWRIRDGVLECR; from the exons ATGGCGGTGAGGCAGAGGATTTTCAACTCAACGGCGCCGTTCTCCGGGTCACCCCAAGCCGAGCTGAAGGGGTCTTACCCATCATGCTCAGCTGCTGaccaggagacagaggaggaggacgaggaggggaAGGACAGCAAAATGGACTTCCCACATCTTAGCCCTTTACTAAATAAACTCTTAATGCATGGAACTGCAGAGCAAGTGGGCGAAATGCCATTGAAGACCTCAACCTTCATTGCCCAGGctgaat gTGAAACCCAGGACTCCCAGGAGTTTATCCCATCTTGCTTTGAACGCTTTGTTCCCTCCCCCTGCTTCTTCAG TCTTTCCTCAGAGCACAACAATGTGGCATGCCCAACAACAGCCTCCGTCCAAGAGCCAGGCAGCTCCTCAGAACAATTCAAATCCAGGAAAAAGACCAGGAAGAGACAGAAGCGTAAGGTGAAGAAAAGAGAGTCggagaagaacaagaagcaGCAACGCAGACAGCGAACGCATTCTGGAGTCCCCGAACAGGAGAGTGGAAGTTCTCTGGTCCAGATTCGG GAGGAGTCGTCTCTTGGAGGGAGAAGcagcctctgtgcttcctgctgcagcagcgtTGAAAGGTCAGAGGAGCAGGACAGAGGGCCTCTTCTCTACAGCCGACAGATTTACAACACAGGCAACTCCGGCTGCTCTCCTCTGAACTGGAGGCACCAGGTGTGCGGCTCCCTCTCCAGTCTCCGTTCCTTCAGGCAGGACAGTGACTCTGACTCCCTCAGCAGCTTGGGAGACTGCTCGCTGGCCCTCGCTGGCCTCAGGGGCAGCGTCAGTCAGGGGGACCCATGCTACGCTGGGCCCTTTTTCAAAGCTGTGGAGAGGGAtgcgagagaagaagaagacgagtTCTCTGCAGCCGATTCCATCAGCAACGAGGGAATAATCTTTTATAATGAT AAAATTCAGCCTGTTGACTCCGAGTACAAGGAGGGGAGGGAGTTTGTCCTCACACATTTTATCAAGGAAGGCTCCTACGGTGAAGTTCACAGTGCTCGAGACGTCAACACAGGCTTCGGATTTGCTGTGAAAAAG ATCACCTTGAAGAGGTTCAGCAGTGAGGAGGTGGGTGCGTGGAGTGCCCTCAGATCTCCTCGTGTGGTGGAGCTCTTCGGAGTGATCAGGGAGGGGACGAATGTTGTCCTCTTCATGGACCACAAATCTG GCTCTCTGGGCCAGCTGATCGCAGAGCGTGGACGGCTGCCAGAGGATTTAAGCCTCCACTACCACTCACAAGTCTTAACAGCGCTGGAGTACTTGGTGAAGAAAAAAGTGGTGCACCTCGACATTAAAG CTGACAACGTGCTGCTGTCGGACGATGGTACCGAGACCTTCCTGTGCGACTTCGGACACGCGGAGAGACTCGACAGTCAGGGACAGAGCCTCTGTGGGTCGAATG ATCTGAAGGGCACCGAGACCCACATGGCCCCTGAGATTGTTAAAGGGGAACCCCGCGGAGCCAAAGCAGATgtgtggagcagctgctgtaTGTTACTGCACATGCTCAACGGGTGTCAACCCTGGACAAGATACTACACCTGTAGACTGTACCTGAAG ATTGCTAATGAGCCACCGCCTCTGAGAGAGATCCCACCCAACTGTAGCCCTCTCACGGCTGACGTTCTGAAGGCGGGACTCCAGAAGGATCCAGTAAAGAGGTCGTCATCCTTTGACCTGAGAGTTAAAACTGACAGAGCTCTGAAAGAAG TTGGAGGACTCACCAGCCCAGTGAAGGGACCCTACACCGAGCCCCAGTACATCGCCAACAAACCCCCTGACTGCCTGCCACTCGTTAGTAGAAATGTTGACCATGACGAGGTGGAGGAACATCGAGAGTCTGTCCAGAACTTAATCACAACAGGGGGGAAGAGGAAGGAACttgatgatgaggaagaagaggaggctgatgaAGATGAGTTAAAGCCAGGCTTGCAATGCTCGCCCCGAACACTGATCTACGAGCCGAACCACAAGAGGAGCAGCAAGTTAACCACAGTGTCTGAACTGGAGCTTCGTAAACTGGAGCGAG ATTTCTACCTGAGCAGTCTGTCCCAGCCTCAGTCTGCTGAGATGCAGGTGCAGCTCTTGTCTTGTCTCAGCAGTGACGCTTATTCAAACTGGGAACCATGGGACAAAAAG GACTCTGGCCGCTGGTCCCTGAGCCCGGGAGACGACTTCAGCTCCGGTGTCTTCTCCTACAACAGTCAGCCAGATGTGCAGGTCTTCAGTTTGGATTTGCTGGGTAACACCCACCTACCACCACCCTGTTGCTTTGAAG GGGTGGACGTCTGCATTAGAGACTTCAACTGGAGAAGCATCCGGATCAGAGAGACACGCCGGGTGAAGGTGGGCCACATCGCCACAGGAATTAGTGATCAG aTCTCTGAGAGAGTTTTCACTCTGGAGACGCAGGAGGGACAGCAGGTCGCTCACGACGAGGAGGTGCAGGAGTCCGGTCTGGAGCTCTGCTGCGTTCCTGCTCCAGACTTCAGCGCCACCTGGACGTGGAGGATCAGAGACGGAGTGCTGGAGTGTAGATAA